One Myxococcus stipitatus DNA segment encodes these proteins:
- the hscB gene encoding Fe-S protein assembly co-chaperone HscB — translation MRTHFDVFGLARAYDVDVPALEKQYRELSLQHHPDRVAPGNARERLEALEGTTALNAAFKTLKDPVRRAFYLLKLHGVDLEREDAGAQKDMPLEFLEQVMELREALDAAMAKKDLARVQAMGAQVGGQRKAALDEAAGALRQLEAEGTSGEEAAAQVRKASHALGRVRYFTRFLEQVDAFEEESLS, via the coding sequence GTGAGGACCCACTTCGACGTCTTCGGACTGGCCCGCGCCTATGACGTGGACGTCCCGGCCCTGGAGAAGCAGTACCGGGAGCTGTCGCTCCAGCACCACCCGGACCGGGTGGCCCCTGGCAACGCGCGCGAGCGGCTGGAGGCCCTGGAGGGCACCACCGCCCTCAACGCCGCCTTCAAGACGCTGAAGGACCCGGTGCGCCGCGCCTTCTACCTCCTCAAGCTGCACGGCGTGGACCTGGAGCGCGAGGACGCCGGGGCGCAGAAGGACATGCCCCTGGAGTTCCTGGAGCAGGTCATGGAGCTGCGCGAGGCGCTCGACGCCGCCATGGCGAAGAAGGACCTGGCGCGCGTGCAGGCCATGGGCGCCCAGGTGGGTGGCCAGCGCAAGGCGGCGCTCGACGAGGCGGCTGGCGCCCTGCGCCAGCTGGAGGCCGAGGGGACGTCCGGCGAGGAAGCGGCGGCCCAGGTGAGAAAGGCGTCGCATGCCCTGGGGCGGGTGCGCTACTTCACGCGCTTCCTCGAACAGGTGGACGCGTTCGAGGAGGAGAGTCTGTCGTGA
- a CDS encoding HesB/IscA family protein: MSEQATQQTTQPPVPAPAPVAKPAPKGIVLADSAVARLKELLEQRQTPEAGLRLAVKGGGCSGLQYSMEWAEKARERDKVFEKDGVRVFVDPKSYLYLIGTELVFEQTLMASGFKLNNPNIKAACGCGESFSV; this comes from the coding sequence ATGAGCGAACAGGCGACCCAGCAGACGACGCAGCCCCCGGTGCCTGCCCCCGCGCCCGTGGCGAAGCCCGCCCCCAAGGGCATCGTCCTGGCGGACAGCGCGGTGGCCCGGCTGAAGGAGCTGCTCGAGCAGCGCCAGACGCCGGAGGCCGGCCTGCGGCTGGCCGTCAAGGGCGGCGGGTGCTCCGGACTCCAGTACTCCATGGAGTGGGCGGAGAAGGCCCGCGAGCGCGACAAGGTGTTCGAGAAGGACGGCGTGCGCGTCTTCGTCGACCCGAAGAGCTACCTGTACCTCATCGGCACGGAGCTGGTGTTCGAGCAGACGCTGATGGCGTCCGGCTTCAAGCTGAACAACCCCAACATCAAGGCCGCCTGCGGCTGCGGAGAGAGCTTCTCCGTCTGA
- the iscU gene encoding Fe-S cluster assembly scaffold IscU yields MAYSDKVIDHYENPRNVGSMDKEDPNVGTGLVGAPACGDVMRLQLKISDDGLIEDARFKTFGCGSAIASSSLVTEWVKGKTVDQAMTISNKDVARELALPPVKIHCSVLAEDAIKAAIEDFKKKRAARQAKAS; encoded by the coding sequence ATGGCTTACAGCGACAAGGTCATCGACCACTACGAGAACCCCCGCAACGTCGGGTCGATGGACAAGGAAGACCCCAACGTGGGCACCGGCCTGGTGGGCGCCCCCGCGTGCGGCGACGTGATGCGCCTGCAGCTCAAGATCTCGGACGACGGCCTCATCGAGGACGCGCGCTTCAAGACGTTCGGCTGCGGCTCCGCCATCGCGTCCTCCTCGCTCGTCACCGAGTGGGTGAAGGGCAAGACGGTCGACCAGGCGATGACCATCTCCAACAAGGACGTGGCGCGCGAGCTGGCGCTCCCGCCGGTCAAGATCCACTGCTCGGTCCTCGCCGAGGACGCCATCAAGGCGGCCATCGAGGACTTCAAGAAGAAGCGCGCCGCGCGTCAGGCCAAGGCGTCCTGA
- a CDS encoding IscS subfamily cysteine desulfurase — translation MKLPIYMDNHATTPLDPRVLEVMLPYLREDFGNASSRNHVFGWKAEAAVKKARAQVAALIGASDQEIVFTSGATESDNLAIKGVVEYYKTKGDHIITLKTEHKAVLDTCKRLERVRQERLDELKLLRLSQLAERDVSPEEVAELAAKHDLENDATYRKWAELPTGGARVTYLDVEQDGRVSLEKLEEAMTPKTVLVSIMLANNEIGVVQPIARIGELCRKKGILFHCDAVQGIGKVPFDVEAMKVDLASITSHKMYGPKGIGALYVRRKPRVRIAPIIDGGGHERGMRSGTLNVAAIVGFGHAAELARLEMADEAARILRLREKLRKGLTDALDMTVLNGSLEHRLPGNLNISFAHAEGESLMMGIKDVAVSSGSACTSASLEPSYVLRALGVDEELAHSSIRFGLGRFTTEEEVDYVVKLVVDKVRKLRDMSPLYEMAKEGIDLKSIAWTAH, via the coding sequence GTGAAGCTGCCGATCTACATGGACAACCACGCCACCACGCCGCTGGATCCGCGCGTGCTGGAGGTGATGCTCCCCTACCTGCGAGAGGACTTCGGCAACGCGTCCAGCCGCAACCACGTCTTCGGCTGGAAGGCGGAGGCCGCGGTGAAGAAGGCGCGGGCCCAGGTGGCGGCGCTCATCGGCGCGTCGGACCAGGAGATCGTCTTCACCTCCGGCGCCACGGAGTCCGACAACCTCGCCATCAAGGGCGTGGTCGAGTACTACAAGACGAAGGGTGACCACATCATCACCCTGAAGACGGAGCACAAGGCCGTCCTGGACACCTGCAAGCGCCTGGAGCGCGTGCGCCAGGAGCGGCTGGACGAGCTGAAGCTCCTGCGCCTGTCGCAGCTGGCCGAGCGCGACGTCTCCCCCGAGGAAGTGGCGGAGCTGGCGGCGAAGCACGACCTGGAGAACGACGCCACGTACCGCAAGTGGGCGGAGCTGCCCACCGGCGGCGCGCGCGTCACCTACCTGGACGTGGAGCAGGACGGGCGGGTGAGCCTGGAGAAGCTGGAGGAGGCGATGACGCCGAAGACGGTGCTCGTCTCCATCATGCTCGCCAACAACGAGATTGGCGTGGTGCAGCCCATCGCCCGGATTGGCGAGCTGTGCCGCAAGAAGGGCATCCTCTTCCACTGCGACGCGGTGCAGGGCATCGGCAAGGTGCCCTTCGACGTGGAGGCCATGAAGGTGGACCTGGCCTCCATCACCTCGCACAAGATGTACGGCCCCAAGGGCATCGGCGCGCTGTACGTGCGCCGCAAGCCGCGCGTGCGCATCGCCCCCATCATCGACGGCGGCGGCCATGAGCGCGGCATGCGCTCCGGCACGCTGAACGTGGCGGCCATCGTCGGCTTCGGCCACGCGGCGGAGCTGGCGCGGCTGGAGATGGCGGACGAGGCGGCGCGCATCCTCCGGCTGCGGGAGAAGCTGCGCAAGGGCCTGACGGACGCGCTGGACATGACGGTCCTCAACGGCTCGCTGGAGCACCGCCTGCCGGGCAACCTCAACATCTCCTTCGCCCACGCCGAGGGCGAGTCCCTGATGATGGGCATCAAGGACGTGGCGGTGTCCTCCGGGTCCGCGTGCACCTCCGCCTCCCTGGAGCCCTCCTACGTCCTGCGCGCGCTGGGCGTGGACGAGGAGCTGGCGCACAGCTCCATCCGCTTCGGCCTGGGCCGCTTCACCACGGAGGAGGAGGTCGACTACGTGGTCAAGCTGGTGGTGGACAAGGTGCGCAAGCTGCGCGACATGAGCCCGCTCTACGAGATGGCCAAGGAAGGCATCGACCTCAAGAGCATCGCGTGGACGGCGCATTAG
- a CDS encoding SPFH domain-containing protein, with product MSANAKQTARSKEQSESVEGTGRPQLARVDGGLERPRYAEGWRAGKPAEDPEKMKRWGLITARPSEFLVHMRRGRVRDVSGQGASCFKLPGDSVAIVPTSIQRLQFTADQVTHEKVGVQVTGLAVYRIADPLVAFRMLNFSFPERAQEKLAELLREMFVGAARRLVANLSVEECLSRRKEGIAAELVREIAPVLSGRGRLEDTTDAGWGVLLDTIEIQDVRVLSSTVFENMQARFRREQERQAREAELAKERFVHREETEAERQLSLQRLEAEDEVRQRRQTSDEQSRLESLAVDARVAEAKLAQERTLKQGQASVEREVALAKLSAEQEVRQKKQAADEQAKLEALAAEARLVEAKLVSERALATSRAQVDLEKLQREQETEAARARMGLEKFKREQEAEVARAKLELEKQRLAQDAEAAQAQFELVRLQREQEAEEARSRIALEQLRREEEQANARAQLELERLRREQEQTAARHEGALAEQLQEAEKLKARLQVVQAQRAICEGEVAIAELEVRRENARQELELARARALRDIQNTISPEVIQMTLAQQLPQVAAAFQQKMGEVHVTAVDGANPFGYIAAAVEGVMGLARSAGLKVPASSLGPTAQ from the coding sequence ATGAGCGCGAACGCGAAGCAGACGGCCAGGTCGAAGGAGCAGTCGGAGTCCGTGGAGGGCACGGGGCGCCCGCAGCTGGCGCGGGTGGACGGGGGGCTGGAGCGGCCCCGGTACGCGGAGGGGTGGCGCGCGGGCAAGCCCGCGGAGGACCCGGAGAAGATGAAGCGCTGGGGGCTCATCACCGCCCGGCCCAGCGAGTTCCTCGTCCACATGCGCCGGGGGCGCGTGCGCGACGTCAGCGGCCAGGGCGCCAGCTGCTTCAAGCTGCCGGGCGACTCGGTGGCCATCGTCCCCACCAGCATCCAGCGGCTCCAGTTCACCGCGGACCAGGTGACCCACGAGAAGGTGGGCGTGCAGGTGACGGGCCTCGCGGTGTACCGCATCGCGGATCCGCTGGTGGCCTTCCGCATGCTCAACTTCTCCTTCCCGGAGCGGGCCCAGGAGAAGCTGGCGGAGCTGCTGCGGGAGATGTTCGTGGGCGCCGCGCGGCGGCTGGTGGCCAACCTGTCCGTGGAGGAGTGCCTGTCGCGGCGCAAGGAGGGCATCGCCGCGGAGCTGGTGCGCGAAATCGCGCCGGTGCTGTCCGGGCGCGGCCGGCTGGAGGACACGACGGACGCGGGCTGGGGCGTGCTGCTGGACACGATTGAAATCCAGGACGTGCGCGTCCTGTCGTCCACCGTCTTCGAGAACATGCAGGCGCGCTTCCGCCGCGAGCAGGAGCGCCAGGCGCGCGAGGCGGAGCTGGCCAAGGAGCGCTTCGTCCACCGCGAGGAGACGGAGGCCGAGCGGCAGCTGAGCCTCCAGCGCCTGGAGGCCGAGGACGAGGTGCGCCAGCGCCGGCAGACGAGCGACGAGCAGTCGCGGCTGGAGTCGCTGGCGGTGGACGCGCGCGTGGCGGAGGCGAAGCTCGCCCAGGAGCGCACGCTCAAGCAGGGGCAGGCGTCCGTGGAGCGCGAGGTGGCGCTCGCCAAGCTCTCCGCCGAGCAGGAGGTCCGCCAGAAGAAGCAGGCCGCCGACGAGCAGGCGAAGCTGGAGGCCCTGGCGGCCGAGGCGCGCCTGGTGGAGGCGAAGCTGGTCTCCGAGCGCGCGCTGGCGACGAGCCGCGCGCAGGTGGACCTGGAGAAGCTCCAGCGCGAACAGGAGACGGAGGCGGCGCGGGCGCGCATGGGGTTGGAGAAGTTCAAGCGCGAGCAGGAGGCGGAGGTGGCGCGCGCGAAGCTGGAGCTGGAGAAGCAGCGGCTGGCGCAGGACGCGGAGGCCGCGCAGGCGCAGTTCGAACTGGTGCGCCTGCAGCGCGAGCAGGAGGCGGAGGAGGCCCGCTCGCGCATCGCGCTGGAGCAGCTGCGCCGCGAGGAGGAGCAGGCGAACGCCCGCGCCCAACTGGAGCTGGAGCGGCTGCGCCGCGAGCAGGAGCAGACCGCCGCCCGGCACGAGGGCGCGCTGGCCGAGCAGCTCCAGGAGGCGGAGAAGCTCAAGGCGCGGCTCCAGGTGGTGCAGGCCCAGCGCGCCATCTGCGAGGGAGAGGTCGCCATCGCGGAGCTGGAGGTGCGGCGCGAGAACGCCCGTCAGGAGCTGGAGCTGGCGCGGGCCCGGGCGCTGCGTGACATCCAGAACACCATCAGTCCGGAGGTCATCCAGATGACGCTCGCGCAGCAGCTGCCGCAGGTGGCCGCGGCCTTCCAGCAGAAGATGGGCGAGGTTCACGTCACGGCGGTGGATGGCGCCAACCCGTTCGGTTACATCGCCGCGGCGGTGGAAGGGGTCATGGGCCTGGCGCGTTCAGCCGGGTTGAAGGTGCCCGCTTCCTCGCTCGGCCCCACGGCGCAGTAG
- a CDS encoding protein-disulfide reductase DsbD family protein: MDARKLGAMAVLAGVAVAVVPWLLPTGPNANLDAARFLESGSLAIGAAVVFAGGLLTALTPCVYPLIPITVSVFGARKAESRGKALLLTTSYIVGMGVVFSALGILAAKTGQAFGSLLGHPAVVTGLAVFLLLLASSMFGAFELALPERLQTRLTSVGGAGVAGAFLMGSVSGFLAAPCTGPVLTGLLAFVAKTANTTLGATLLFIYALGIGVPFFVLGVSTVRLPRGGVWMEWVKSVLGIMLVALALTYLKDASPWARDLVKGLGAQLGRLPGALVAGVLATVGVLAGAVHRSFKEGSRDFSFKALGVALVVVALVLRGGALDAGPVGALWVRLGVAEPPQAPSWRWHHVMPKKQATFSSTEFEQVLAQAKSEGRPVLIDFFADWCAACKELDRETYPAPEVISQSSEGQFLTIKVDATNSDDALDALMERFGVEGLPTVAFVSPGGKVLQRPRITGFLAPVPFATEMKKARCEDGSAC; the protein is encoded by the coding sequence ATGGATGCCAGGAAGCTGGGAGCGATGGCGGTACTGGCCGGCGTGGCGGTGGCCGTGGTGCCATGGCTGCTGCCCACCGGACCGAACGCGAACCTCGACGCGGCGCGTTTCCTCGAGTCCGGCAGCCTGGCCATCGGCGCCGCGGTGGTGTTCGCCGGCGGCCTGCTCACCGCCCTGACGCCCTGCGTCTACCCGCTCATTCCCATCACCGTGTCCGTGTTCGGCGCGCGCAAGGCGGAGAGCCGGGGCAAGGCGCTGCTGCTCACCACGTCCTACATCGTGGGCATGGGCGTGGTGTTCAGCGCGCTGGGCATCCTGGCGGCGAAGACGGGGCAGGCGTTCGGTTCGCTGCTGGGGCATCCGGCGGTGGTGACGGGGCTGGCGGTGTTCCTGCTGCTGCTGGCGTCGTCCATGTTCGGCGCGTTCGAGCTGGCGCTTCCCGAGCGCCTCCAGACGCGGCTGACGTCGGTGGGGGGCGCGGGCGTGGCGGGCGCGTTCCTCATGGGCAGCGTGTCGGGCTTCCTGGCCGCGCCCTGCACGGGGCCGGTGCTGACGGGCCTGCTGGCCTTCGTGGCGAAGACGGCCAACACCACCCTGGGCGCGACGCTGCTGTTCATCTACGCGCTGGGCATCGGCGTGCCGTTCTTCGTGCTGGGCGTGTCGACGGTGCGCCTGCCGCGCGGCGGCGTGTGGATGGAGTGGGTGAAGAGCGTGCTGGGCATCATGCTCGTCGCGCTGGCCCTCACCTACCTGAAGGACGCGTCGCCGTGGGCGCGCGACCTGGTGAAGGGCCTGGGCGCGCAGCTGGGGCGGCTGCCGGGCGCGCTGGTCGCGGGCGTGCTCGCGACGGTGGGCGTGCTGGCGGGCGCGGTGCACCGCTCGTTCAAGGAAGGCTCGCGCGACTTCTCGTTCAAGGCGCTGGGCGTGGCGCTGGTGGTGGTGGCGCTGGTGCTGCGCGGCGGCGCGCTGGACGCGGGCCCGGTGGGCGCGCTCTGGGTCCGCCTGGGCGTGGCCGAGCCTCCCCAGGCCCCGTCGTGGCGGTGGCACCACGTCATGCCGAAGAAGCAGGCCACCTTCTCCTCCACGGAGTTCGAGCAGGTGCTCGCCCAGGCGAAGTCCGAGGGCCGCCCGGTGCTCATCGACTTCTTCGCGGACTGGTGCGCGGCCTGCAAGGAGCTGGACCGCGAGACGTACCCCGCGCCGGAGGTCATCTCCCAGTCGTCGGAGGGCCAGTTCCTCACCATCAAGGTCGACGCGACCAACAGCGACGACGCGCTCGACGCGCTGATGGAGCGCTTCGGCGTGGAGGGCCTGCCGACGGTCGCCTTCGTGTCGCCCGGGGGCAAGGTGCTCCAGCGCCCGCGCATCACCGGCTTCCTGGCGCCCGTGCCCTTCGCCACGGAGATGAAGAAGGCGCGCTGCGAGGACGGCTCCGCCTGCTGA
- a CDS encoding tRNA-uridine aminocarboxypropyltransferase yields MRSRTPEDLSGRCPRCFLPTSLCLCAELPRIPTRTELLIIRHHKETLKSTNTARMAALALPHCRIVSYGSPGHPFDASLLEDADDTWLLFPDAQQTPAAHAPPPRRLIVLDGSWGQARRMVQRVPALRRLPGLKLPPPPPDTRRLRRPPHPDGMSTLEAIAGALAYLEGDAVAEPLYALHERMFDQVMASRGR; encoded by the coding sequence ATGAGGTCGCGCACCCCGGAGGACCTCTCGGGCCGCTGTCCTCGCTGCTTCCTGCCCACCTCCCTGTGCCTGTGCGCCGAGCTGCCGCGCATCCCCACGCGCACCGAATTGCTCATCATCCGGCACCACAAGGAGACGCTGAAGTCCACCAACACGGCCCGCATGGCCGCGCTGGCGCTGCCCCACTGCCGCATCGTCTCCTACGGCTCGCCCGGCCACCCCTTCGACGCCTCCCTCCTCGAGGACGCGGACGACACCTGGCTGCTCTTCCCGGACGCGCAGCAGACGCCCGCCGCGCACGCGCCCCCACCCCGCCGCCTCATCGTCCTGGATGGGAGCTGGGGACAGGCGCGCCGCATGGTGCAACGGGTGCCCGCGCTGCGCCGGCTGCCGGGGCTGAAGCTGCCGCCGCCGCCGCCGGACACGCGCCGGCTGCGCAGGCCTCCCCACCCGGACGGCATGTCCACGCTGGAGGCCATCGCCGGGGCGCTCGCGTACCTGGAGGGTGACGCGGTGGCCGAGCCGCTCTACGCGCTGCACGAGCGGATGTTCGACCAGGTGATGGCGAGCCGGGGCCGGTAG
- a CDS encoding DMT family transporter — translation MRHFAMVAAGATLWGCWSLFLRPAGLTWSQNAFLALVAMSLPVPLLVRGAAWRDIRATLALVVVGLADAANISLFFAAMKHGPVSVAVLTHYLAPLLLALAAPWVLGERRSVRALVAAPVTLLGLALLIGRPDGTGDAGLTAALGAGSALFYAIIVLGTKAATRAYSPLAVASLHAPISLVALLCIAGPQALPPALNGATLQVLAGGAVCGLAGTCLFNAGLRHVPTAAAGALTYLEPLTASVVGWAVFSEALTPVGVAGGLLVLAAGVWVASEQRAAAAPSPAPVAAP, via the coding sequence GTGCGGCACTTCGCGATGGTCGCGGCCGGGGCCACCCTCTGGGGATGCTGGTCCCTGTTCCTCCGGCCGGCCGGGCTCACCTGGTCCCAGAACGCCTTCCTGGCGCTCGTGGCCATGTCGCTCCCGGTGCCCCTGCTCGTGCGCGGCGCGGCGTGGCGGGACATCCGGGCCACCCTGGCGCTCGTCGTCGTCGGGCTGGCGGACGCGGCCAACATCAGCCTGTTCTTCGCGGCCATGAAGCACGGCCCCGTGTCCGTCGCCGTGCTCACCCACTACCTGGCCCCGCTGCTGCTCGCGCTCGCCGCGCCCTGGGTGCTGGGCGAGCGGCGCTCGGTGCGCGCGCTGGTGGCGGCGCCGGTGACGCTGCTGGGGCTGGCGCTGCTCATCGGCCGGCCGGACGGGACGGGCGACGCGGGCCTCACTGCGGCGCTGGGCGCGGGCAGCGCCCTCTTCTACGCCATCATCGTCCTAGGCACGAAGGCGGCCACGCGCGCCTACTCCCCGCTGGCCGTGGCGTCGCTGCATGCGCCCATTTCCCTGGTGGCGCTGCTGTGCATCGCCGGCCCCCAGGCCCTGCCCCCCGCCCTAAACGGGGCCACGCTCCAGGTGCTCGCAGGAGGGGCGGTGTGTGGCCTGGCCGGCACCTGCCTCTTCAATGCCGGGCTGCGCCATGTCCCCACCGCCGCCGCGGGCGCCCTCACCTACCTGGAGCCCCTCACGGCGTCCGTGGTGGGTTGGGCCGTCTTCTCCGAGGCCCTCACACCCGTGGGCGTGGCGGGCGGACTCCTGGTGCTGGCCGCCGGGGTCTGGGTCGCCTCCGAGCAGCGGGCGGCCGCCGCGCCCTCCCCGGCCCCCGTCGCGGCGCCCTGA
- a CDS encoding sensor histidine kinase, with protein MGPLFAYSLAPVVSVALLLCFTTALRGRDALGLTLYCLTTAAWSGALLLLCVPAWAWLGERLAASGAFVAAAFLHAAYDVTRRRSYGLVVLAYAVATAVTTVGVFAPMALYGALAMQRGPLFWPIMALSVSAACVPLLHLYRAWRAESPERRPLLRSLGIAGALAYSGGTGTALLLSGGYALPWGLYLVLAALLVLVHVIDAHQPAGDRKRMERSLVYSAMAAVLSAGFLFGVLTLMDGGGQPLLAQYRGAAFALLALAALAFEPVRQGFQEWLGRRLLKGRATGDELAQALVQQEARADQAERLAELGRFTSAVAHEVRNPLGVLGAHLKLLERQGVDAESLAAMREQMARASHFVDELLRYGRPRPLELRAVEVSATVALAWSTARQGLGALAPEVAFELSADEAPRLEADQGQLSQVFVILLENALLALRDVPAPTLRVVVTPDTDARTLCVRVEDSGPGIPPELLPRLFQPFVTGRKREGPRPGTGLGLAIARGIVERHGGTLRASRSEDLGGARFDLALPLRQPAPLSVAAG; from the coding sequence ATGGGGCCCTTGTTCGCCTACAGCCTGGCGCCCGTCGTCAGCGTCGCGCTGTTGCTGTGCTTCACCACCGCCCTGCGGGGGCGCGACGCGCTCGGCCTCACGCTGTATTGCCTGACCACCGCCGCGTGGAGCGGCGCGCTGCTCCTGTTGTGCGTGCCGGCGTGGGCGTGGCTCGGCGAGCGCCTCGCGGCCAGCGGCGCGTTCGTCGCCGCCGCCTTCCTCCATGCCGCGTACGACGTCACCCGGCGGCGCTCCTACGGGCTGGTCGTGCTGGCCTATGCCGTGGCGACGGCGGTGACGACGGTGGGCGTGTTCGCGCCGATGGCCCTCTACGGCGCCCTGGCCATGCAGCGCGGCCCGCTGTTCTGGCCCATCATGGCGTTGTCGGTGTCCGCCGCGTGCGTGCCGCTGCTCCACCTGTACCGCGCCTGGCGCGCGGAGTCCCCGGAGCGACGGCCGCTGCTGCGCAGCCTGGGCATCGCCGGCGCGCTGGCGTACTCCGGGGGCACGGGCACGGCGCTGCTGTTGTCGGGCGGGTACGCGCTGCCCTGGGGCCTCTACCTCGTGCTGGCCGCGCTGCTGGTGCTCGTGCACGTCATCGACGCGCACCAGCCGGCGGGGGACCGGAAGCGGATGGAGCGCAGCCTCGTCTATTCGGCGATGGCGGCGGTGCTGTCCGCGGGCTTCCTCTTCGGCGTGCTGACGCTCATGGATGGCGGCGGCCAGCCGCTGCTCGCGCAGTACCGGGGCGCGGCCTTCGCGCTGCTGGCCCTGGCGGCGCTCGCCTTCGAACCGGTGCGCCAGGGCTTCCAGGAGTGGCTGGGGCGGCGGCTGCTCAAGGGCCGCGCCACCGGGGACGAGCTGGCCCAGGCGCTCGTCCAGCAGGAGGCCCGCGCGGACCAGGCGGAGCGGTTGGCGGAGCTGGGCCGGTTCACCTCGGCCGTGGCCCACGAGGTGCGCAATCCCCTGGGCGTGCTGGGGGCCCACCTCAAGCTGCTGGAGCGCCAGGGCGTGGACGCGGAGTCGCTCGCCGCGATGCGCGAGCAGATGGCGCGGGCGAGCCACTTCGTGGACGAGCTGCTGCGCTACGGCCGGCCGCGTCCCCTCGAGCTGCGAGCGGTGGAGGTGTCGGCCACCGTGGCCCTGGCCTGGTCCACCGCGCGGCAGGGCCTGGGGGCGCTCGCCCCCGAGGTCGCGTTCGAGCTCTCCGCGGACGAGGCGCCGCGCCTGGAGGCGGACCAGGGGCAGCTGTCCCAGGTGTTCGTCATCCTCCTGGAGAATGCGTTGCTCGCCCTGCGCGACGTGCCCGCGCCGACGCTGCGCGTGGTCGTCACCCCGGACACGGACGCGCGGACGCTGTGCGTCCGGGTGGAGGACAGCGGCCCGGGCATTCCTCCCGAGCTGCTGCCCCGGCTGTTCCAGCCCTTCGTCACCGGCCGCAAGCGCGAGGGGCCGCGTCCCGGGACGGGGCTGGGACTCGCCATCGCGCGGGGCATCGTCGAGCGTCACGGCGGCACGTTGCGCGCCTCGCGCTCCGAGGACCTGGGCGGCGCGCGCTTCGACCTGGCCCTTCCCCTGCGCCAGCCCGCACCGCTCTCCGTCGCGGCGGGGTGA